The following proteins come from a genomic window of Sesamum indicum cultivar Zhongzhi No. 13 linkage group LG10, S_indicum_v1.0, whole genome shotgun sequence:
- the LOC105172536 gene encoding uncharacterized protein LOC105172536, producing the protein MAKHGWNVVVSNHRGLGGVSITICDRFINRKLAQRFYNKALTIGLKDYAHLHEDVLSRLSNWEGVKKTVDTYYRRSSSSNFVGSVTTPLLCISSLDDAVCTSEAIPWDECSSSSSRMTWTQMSLWLTPLI; encoded by the exons ATGGCTAAACATGGCTGGAATGTTGTTGTGAGCAATCATCGCGGACTTGGGGGTGTATCAATTACA ATTTGTGACAGATTTATAAACCGTAAACTTGCCCAAAGGTTTTACAATAAAGCTCTGACCATCGGCTTGAAAGATTATGCCCATTT GCATGAGGATGTCCTTTCTCGTCTATCAAACTGGGAAGGTGTTAAAAAg ACTGTGGATACATATTACAGGCGTTCTAGCAGTTCTAATTTTGTAGGAAGTGTAACCACACCCCTTCTTTGCATTAGTTCTTTAGATGATGCAGTATGTACAAGTGAAGCCATCCCTTGGGATGAGTGCAG ttCATCTAGCAGCCGTATGACATGGACTCAGATGTCATTATGGCTTACGCCGCTGATTTGA
- the LOC105172537 gene encoding uncharacterized protein At5g49945 → MAKRSPSSFLISPLSLFLPRGDAFLYLFALLSLFSLLLHHLSASPTSAHPHFEGFDAEEDEDFAFGDPKTDDVPPLRTPPPPISLSTPTSESHHGPPESEKSQIQSPPSDQSTKPPSTSAFEYWDEDEFEGIPQNVISTPEIEGVPESDSAGSESDPSPSSENLDKDPKSDVKFLKRLGSYSVEIACVSFLIVFTINYFTGKRENENLALAWASKFATKDSIFDKNFSLLGVGDTDDSPLLLQEGKNVFKFYASGRRFCSGLLATMELKSRHDLISRLYNMVVPCKDEITFEVYMNDDAMDQVVFALARKKLAKTMQKELRDLQRLAGLVNPPNGRKWVADELQIVAESKEVAGDLITDAVLEQVFGDKAFDKFGKGFISMHFSDQYLGSNKKMLVFKFALPDANHMADMTRLVALVPYYIDLIGRYKLSSHARSKTDAARTKIAQEIYRELQNARQEALQKKKAEQRKKLEEAEAKLSAEALRKKEAKDRARQMKKAMPKMKMTRAH, encoded by the exons ATGGCGAAGAGATctccctcctccttcctcatctcccccctctctctcttcctcccCAGAGGCGATGCTTTCCTCTACCTGTTCGCGCTTCTCTCCCTCTTCTctctcctcctccaccacctcTCCGCCTCCCCCACCTCCGCCCACCCCCACTTTGAGGGGTTCGATgctgaagaagatgaagatttTGCCTTTGGAGACCCAAAAACCGACGATGTTCCGCCTCTTCGCACCCCGCCTCCCCCTATCTCTCTCTCCACTCCCACTTCCGAGTCTCACCACGGTCCTCCGGAGTCCGAAAAATCCCAGATTCAGTCCCCGCCCTCCGATCAGAGCACGAAGCCCCCTTCCACATCGGCTTTTGAGTACTGGGATGAAGATGAATTTGAAGGTATTCCTCAGAACGTAATTTCAACGCCCGAGATTGAGGGGGTTCCTGAATCTGATAGTGCTGGTTCTGAATCTGATCCCAGTCCGAGCTCTGAAAATTTAGATAAAGACCCGAAATCGGATGTGAAATTTCTGAAGAGGCTTGGTTCGTATTCGGTTGAAATTGCGTGCGTTTCGTTCTTGATTGTGTTTacgattaattattttacggGGAAAAGAGAGAATGAGAATTTAGCCTTGGCCTGGGCTAGCAAATTTGCTACTAAAGACTCGATTTTTGACAAGAATTTCAGTTTGTTGGGAGTGGGGGACACCGATGACTCCCCACTGTTATTGCAGGAGGGGAAGaatgtgtttaaattttatgcaaGCGGTAGAAGGTTTTGCTCGGGATTGCTGGCCACGATGGAGCTGAAGAGTCGGCATGATTTGATTTCGAGGTTGTATAATATGGTGGTACCCTGCAAGGATGAGATCACATTTGAGGTTTATATGAATGATGATGCAATGGATCAGGTGGTTTTTGCTTTGGCAAGAAAGAAGTTGGCAAAGACGATGCAGAAGGAGCTGAGAGACTTGCAGAGGTTGGCAGGGTTGGTGAATCCTCCGAACGGGAGGAAATGGGTTGCTGATGAGCTGCAGATAGTGGCCGAGTCTAAGGAGGTTGCTGGGGATTTGATCACTGATGCTGTGCTTGAGCAG GTTTTTGGTGACAAAGCTTTTGATAAATTCGGAAAGGGTTTCATCTCGATGCATTTTTCTGACCAATACTTGGGCTCAAACAAAAAGATGCTGGTGTTTAAGTTTGCTCTCCCTGATGCAAATCACATGGCTGACATGACTCGACTGGTTGCTCTTGTACCTTATTACATTGACCTAATTGGGCGATACAAACTAAGCTCGCAt GCTCGATCTAAAACAGATGCAGCAAGAACAAAGATTGCCCAAGAGATTTACAGAGAACTACAGAATGCCAGGCAAGAGGCCTTGCAGAAAAAGAAGGCTGAGCAAAGAAAGAAGTTGGAGGAGGCTGAAGCAAAGCTAAGTGCTGAAGCTCTTCGCAAGAAAGAGGCTAAAGATCGTGCCCGTCAAATGAAGAAGGCAATGCCGAAAATGAAGATGACTAGAGCTCATTAG